The following are encoded together in the Chlorocebus sabaeus isolate Y175 chromosome 20, mChlSab1.0.hap1, whole genome shotgun sequence genome:
- the TNFRSF14 gene encoding tumor necrosis factor receptor superfamily member 14 isoform X3, which yields MSQPRNKVTAEPPSLMRPTVWLVLYLTFLGSSCYAPALPSCKEDEYPVGSECCPKCGPGFHVRQACGEQTGTVCEPCSPGTYIAHFNGLSKCLQCQMCDPAMGLRTSRNCSTTANALCGCSPGHFCIIQDGDHCAACRAYATSSPGQRVQKGGTESQDTLCQNCPPGTFSSNGTLEECQHGNKCSKWLVTEAGPGTSSSRWVWWLLSGSLIVIVIVGLIILRLIICVKRRKSRGDVVKVIVSVQRKRQEAEGEAIVTEAVQAPPDITTVAVEETEPAFTGRS from the exons ATGAGCCAGCCCAGGAACAAGGTCACAGCAGAGCCACCCTCGCTGATGCGACCCACTGTCTGGCTT GTGCTGTATCTCACCTTCCTGGGATCCTCCTGCTACGCCCCAGCTCTGCCCTCCTGCAAAGAGGACGAGTACCCAGTGGGCTCCGAGTGCTGTCCCAAGTGCGGTCCAG GTTTCCACGTGAGGCAGGCCTGTGGGGAGCAGACGGGCACGGTGTGTGAACCCTGCTCTCCGGGGACCTACATTGCTCACTTCAATGGCCTGAGCAAGTGTCTGCAGTGCCAAATGTGTGACCCAG CCATGGGCCTGCGCACAAGCCGGAACTGCTCCACGACAGCGAACGCCCTGTGTGGCTGCAGCCCAGGCCACTTCTGCATCATCCAGGATGGGGACCACTGTGCCGCGTGCCGCGCTTACGCCACCTCCAGCCCGGGCCAGAGGGTACAGAAGGGAG GTACCGAGAGTCAGGACACCCTGTGTCAGAACTGCCCCCCGGGGACCTTCTCTTCCAATGGGACCCTGGAGGAATGCCAGCACGGGAACAA GTGCAGCAAATGGCTGGTGACGGAGGCCGGACCTGGGACCAGCAGCTcccgctgggtgtggtggcttctCTCAGGGAGCCTCATCGTCATTGTCATTGTTGGCCTAATCATACTTCGCCTAATCATATGtgtgaaaagaagaaagtcaagGG GCGATGTAGTCAAGGTGATCGTCTCCGTCCAG CGGAAAAGACAGGAGGCAGAAGGTGAAGCCATAGTCACTGAGGCCGTGCAGGCCCCTCCGGACATCACCACGGTGGCCGTGGAGGAGACAGAACCTGCATTCACTGGGAGGAGCTGA
- the TNFRSF14 gene encoding tumor necrosis factor receptor superfamily member 14 isoform X2: MEPPGGWGSPPRRPAPKADILTLVLYLTFLGSSCYAPALPSCKEDEYPVGSECCPKCGPGFHVRQACGEQTGTVCEPCSPGTYIAHFNGLSKCLQCQMCDPAMGLRTSRNCSTTANALCGCSPGHFCIIQDGDHCAACRAYATSSPGQRVQKGGTESQDTLCQNCPPGTFSSNGTLEECQHGNKCSKWLVTEAGPGTSSSRWVWWLLSGSLIVIVIVGLIILRLIICVKRRKSRGDVVKVIVSVQRKRQEAEGEAIVTEAVQAPPDITTVAVEETEPAFTGRS; encoded by the exons ATGGAGCCTCCTGGAGGTTGGGGGTCTCCTCCCCGGAGACCCGCCCCCAAAGCCGACATCTTGACGCTG GTGCTGTATCTCACCTTCCTGGGATCCTCCTGCTACGCCCCAGCTCTGCCCTCCTGCAAAGAGGACGAGTACCCAGTGGGCTCCGAGTGCTGTCCCAAGTGCGGTCCAG GTTTCCACGTGAGGCAGGCCTGTGGGGAGCAGACGGGCACGGTGTGTGAACCCTGCTCTCCGGGGACCTACATTGCTCACTTCAATGGCCTGAGCAAGTGTCTGCAGTGCCAAATGTGTGACCCAG CCATGGGCCTGCGCACAAGCCGGAACTGCTCCACGACAGCGAACGCCCTGTGTGGCTGCAGCCCAGGCCACTTCTGCATCATCCAGGATGGGGACCACTGTGCCGCGTGCCGCGCTTACGCCACCTCCAGCCCGGGCCAGAGGGTACAGAAGGGAG GTACCGAGAGTCAGGACACCCTGTGTCAGAACTGCCCCCCGGGGACCTTCTCTTCCAATGGGACCCTGGAGGAATGCCAGCACGGGAACAA GTGCAGCAAATGGCTGGTGACGGAGGCCGGACCTGGGACCAGCAGCTcccgctgggtgtggtggcttctCTCAGGGAGCCTCATCGTCATTGTCATTGTTGGCCTAATCATACTTCGCCTAATCATATGtgtgaaaagaagaaagtcaagGG GCGATGTAGTCAAGGTGATCGTCTCCGTCCAG CGGAAAAGACAGGAGGCAGAAGGTGAAGCCATAGTCACTGAGGCCGTGCAGGCCCCTCCGGACATCACCACGGTGGCCGTGGAGGAGACAGAACCTGCATTCACTGGGAGGAGCTGA
- the TNFRSF14 gene encoding tumor necrosis factor receptor superfamily member 14 isoform X1 encodes MPLSWPLLGPASSLFPAARGSRANPDPQHWAYHSEVLYLTFLGSSCYAPALPSCKEDEYPVGSECCPKCGPGFHVRQACGEQTGTVCEPCSPGTYIAHFNGLSKCLQCQMCDPAMGLRTSRNCSTTANALCGCSPGHFCIIQDGDHCAACRAYATSSPGQRVQKGGTESQDTLCQNCPPGTFSSNGTLEECQHGNKCSKWLVTEAGPGTSSSRWVWWLLSGSLIVIVIVGLIILRLIICVKRRKSRGDVVKVIVSVQRKRQEAEGEAIVTEAVQAPPDITTVAVEETEPAFTGRS; translated from the exons ATGCCCCTGTCCTGGCCGTTGCTGGGTCCTGCGTCTAGCCTGTTCCCAGCTGCCCGGGGATCTCGGGCCAACCCAGACCCCCAGCACTGGGCTTACCACAGTGAG GTGCTGTATCTCACCTTCCTGGGATCCTCCTGCTACGCCCCAGCTCTGCCCTCCTGCAAAGAGGACGAGTACCCAGTGGGCTCCGAGTGCTGTCCCAAGTGCGGTCCAG GTTTCCACGTGAGGCAGGCCTGTGGGGAGCAGACGGGCACGGTGTGTGAACCCTGCTCTCCGGGGACCTACATTGCTCACTTCAATGGCCTGAGCAAGTGTCTGCAGTGCCAAATGTGTGACCCAG CCATGGGCCTGCGCACAAGCCGGAACTGCTCCACGACAGCGAACGCCCTGTGTGGCTGCAGCCCAGGCCACTTCTGCATCATCCAGGATGGGGACCACTGTGCCGCGTGCCGCGCTTACGCCACCTCCAGCCCGGGCCAGAGGGTACAGAAGGGAG GTACCGAGAGTCAGGACACCCTGTGTCAGAACTGCCCCCCGGGGACCTTCTCTTCCAATGGGACCCTGGAGGAATGCCAGCACGGGAACAA GTGCAGCAAATGGCTGGTGACGGAGGCCGGACCTGGGACCAGCAGCTcccgctgggtgtggtggcttctCTCAGGGAGCCTCATCGTCATTGTCATTGTTGGCCTAATCATACTTCGCCTAATCATATGtgtgaaaagaagaaagtcaagGG GCGATGTAGTCAAGGTGATCGTCTCCGTCCAG CGGAAAAGACAGGAGGCAGAAGGTGAAGCCATAGTCACTGAGGCCGTGCAGGCCCCTCCGGACATCACCACGGTGGCCGTGGAGGAGACAGAACCTGCATTCACTGGGAGGAGCTGA
- the TNFRSF14 gene encoding tumor necrosis factor receptor superfamily member 14 isoform X4, which translates to MPLSWPLLGPASSLFPAARGSRANPDPQHWAYHSEVLYLTFLGSSCYAPALPSCKEDEYPVGSECCPKCGPAMGLRTSRNCSTTANALCGCSPGHFCIIQDGDHCAACRAYATSSPGQRVQKGGTESQDTLCQNCPPGTFSSNGTLEECQHGNKCSKWLVTEAGPGTSSSRWVWWLLSGSLIVIVIVGLIILRLIICVKRRKSRGDVVKVIVSVQRKRQEAEGEAIVTEAVQAPPDITTVAVEETEPAFTGRS; encoded by the exons ATGCCCCTGTCCTGGCCGTTGCTGGGTCCTGCGTCTAGCCTGTTCCCAGCTGCCCGGGGATCTCGGGCCAACCCAGACCCCCAGCACTGGGCTTACCACAGTGAG GTGCTGTATCTCACCTTCCTGGGATCCTCCTGCTACGCCCCAGCTCTGCCCTCCTGCAAAGAGGACGAGTACCCAGTGGGCTCCGAGTGCTGTCCCAAGTGCGGTCCAG CCATGGGCCTGCGCACAAGCCGGAACTGCTCCACGACAGCGAACGCCCTGTGTGGCTGCAGCCCAGGCCACTTCTGCATCATCCAGGATGGGGACCACTGTGCCGCGTGCCGCGCTTACGCCACCTCCAGCCCGGGCCAGAGGGTACAGAAGGGAG GTACCGAGAGTCAGGACACCCTGTGTCAGAACTGCCCCCCGGGGACCTTCTCTTCCAATGGGACCCTGGAGGAATGCCAGCACGGGAACAA GTGCAGCAAATGGCTGGTGACGGAGGCCGGACCTGGGACCAGCAGCTcccgctgggtgtggtggcttctCTCAGGGAGCCTCATCGTCATTGTCATTGTTGGCCTAATCATACTTCGCCTAATCATATGtgtgaaaagaagaaagtcaagGG GCGATGTAGTCAAGGTGATCGTCTCCGTCCAG CGGAAAAGACAGGAGGCAGAAGGTGAAGCCATAGTCACTGAGGCCGTGCAGGCCCCTCCGGACATCACCACGGTGGCCGTGGAGGAGACAGAACCTGCATTCACTGGGAGGAGCTGA